The proteins below come from a single Aegilops tauschii subsp. strangulata cultivar AL8/78 chromosome 6, Aet v6.0, whole genome shotgun sequence genomic window:
- the LOC109751379 gene encoding UDP-glycosyltransferase 83A1-like, whose protein sequence is MAPRVMVLPLPEQGHVTPLMELSHRLVDHGMEVTFVCTERTHALILGGLGHRTNGYEALGGIQLVAIPDGLADGDDRRDISKSLAGLSWSIRGHVEELIRATKVKWLVADATVVGMCYEVAKKLAVRIACFSPMPAAYLGTLLRIPELIADGFFDDNGIPKRQGAFLLAPNTPPLYTAHVPWGVAGGPEVQLTFFQNASRNAQAARLADMVLCNTFHDAEAVAFELYPEILPIGPLFADGKTVGQFLPEDTRCIKWLDAHADNSVVYAAFGSTTVFDPSQIQELAEGLELAGRPFLWVVRPDFSSGFGGLRKAWFDEFENRTAGKGMVVSWCAQQQVLAHRAVGCFLTHCGWHSVLEALRNGVPMLCWPYFFDHFTIRSYISDVWRTGLAMSPGEDGAISKEEVSTMVERVITDHVIGERARILGDAACRSLAKGGSSYENFQKFVNILKATL, encoded by the exons ATGGCTCCCCGCGTCATGGTGCTGCCGCTCCCGGAGCAGGGCCACGTGACCCCGCTCATGGAGCTGTCGCACCGGCTCGTCGACCACGGCATGGAGGTCACTTTCGTCTGCACCGAGCGCACCCACGCGCTCATTCTCGGCGGCCTCGGACACCGCACCAACGGGTATGAGGCACTGGGCGGGATACAGCTGGTTGCCATACCGGACGGTCTGGCTGACGGCGACGACCGCAGGGACATCAGCAAGTCCCTTGCCGGGTTGTCCTGGAGCATACGAGGCCACGTGGAGGAGCTCATTAGGGCGACCAAGGTGAAGTGGCTCGTTGCCGATGCCACCGTGGTGGGGATGTGCTACGAGGTTGCCAAGAAGCTCGCCGTCAGGATCGCCTGCTTCTCCCCGATGCCGGCGGCATACCTCGGCACACTGTTGAGGATTCCGGAGCTTATAGCTGACGGCTTCTTCGATGACAATG GCATCCCGAAGCGACAAGGCGCGTTCCTGCTCGCCCCCAACACGCCGCCGCTCTACACAGCGCACGTACCGTGGGGCGTGGCCGGCGGCCCCGAGGTGCAGCTTACGTTTTTCCAGAACGCTTCCCGGAACGCGCAGGCTGCCAGGCTTGCCGACATGGTCCTGTGCAACACGTTCCACGACGCCGAGGCCGTGGCGTTCGAGCTGTACCCCGAAATACTGCCCATCGGCCCGCTATTCGCCGATGGGAAGACCGTCGGGCAGTTCCTTCCGGAGGACACGAGATGCATCAAGTGGCTCGACGCGCACGCCGACAACTCCGTCGTGTATGCGGCGTTCGGCAGCACCACCGTCTTCGACCCCAGCCAGATTCAGGAGCTCGCCGAGGGGCTGGAGCTCGCCGGCCGGCCCTTCCTCTGGGTGGTGCGCCCGGATTTTTCATCCGGCTTCGGTGGCCTACGCAAGGCGTGGTTCGACGAGTTCGAAAACCGCACCGCCGGCAAGGGCATGGTCGTCAGCTGGTGCGCCCAGCAGCAG GTCCTGGCGCACCGCGCCGTCGGGTGCTTCCTGACTCACTGCGGATGGCACTCcgtcttggaagcgctgaggaacgGCGTCCCCATGCTATGCTGGCCCTACTTCTTCGACCATTTCACCATCCGGAGCTATATTAGCGACGTCTGGAGGACTGGCTTGGCCATGTCGCCGGGGGAAGATGGCGCCATAAGCAAGGAGGAGGTGAGCACCATGGTGGAACGAGTCATCACTGACCATGTGATTGGAGAGAGGGCACGAATCCTCGGGGATGCAGCTTGCCGGAGCCTTGCCAAGGGTGGTTCTTCCTACGAAAATTTCCAGAAGTTTGTCAATATCCTCAAGGCCACTCTGTAA